The genomic window CCTTAAAGTTTGTATTTCCTTGCCCTTTTTCTAAGTGTTTAACCTCAAAATCAGGGATTGCTTATACATAGACTTCCCTAATTAACCCAATCATCACCATTGAGACAGCAGAAATAAGCAATATTTATGAAACTGTATTAAATTTAGAGTTATCACTTATGAATATCAATTTATCTATCACTTACCATGCTAAGTACTTGTGCGATCACACTCGTTTAGTGGATCAAGTAAAGCGATCGCAAGTAGTCACCGCAAATTGCGATAATTCTGCGATCGCTGTTATTCCCAACCAAAACCTCACTACAGGGAAAAGGCGATAAAATATTAGTCGCAGTCTTGTGGAGATGATTGGCAATGAAAATTAAAGCAGTTATCTGGCAAGAAGATGGTGTATGGTGTGGTTCTGTACCAGCCCTACCAGGATGTCATACTTGGGGAGACAGCTACGAACATCTATTAGAAATGCTGCAAGATGCAATTCAAGGTTGGTTGGAAGTTGCTAGCGAACGAGAAGAACTTGATCCCCAGAAACAGTTGGTTGAACTATCGCTATGAAAGCGGTTTCAGGTAAAGCACTTTGTAAAATTTTGGAACGGCAAAGTTGGGAATTGAAACGGATTACTGGCAGTCATCACATTTACGCAAAAGAAGGTTTTGATGTGATACTTTCCATTCCGGTTCATAGTAATCGAGATTTACCGATTGGAACTTTAAAAAGCATTATGAAAGATATTGGACTTACCGAAGAAGATTTGGGCTAAATTGGATGGCTGGTTCGGCAGCTTTGGGTTAGTTGTAACTTCAGATAATCAATAAAGTCCAGAATTTCTGTATCAGTGAGTTGTAGGCGCGATCGCTTGCCATATTTCTGCTGCAAATACTCCTTTCCTTGCTCTGGAGTCCAATTTAATTGGGTTAAATATGTGTCACTTTGAGCTATCAAAACTGCATGAATTTCTGATGCCGTTGTATTAACAGATATTTGTATTGGCTCTTGATTTAAATTTTTAATTCTATTAATTTTTAAACTGACTTTTTGTCCTAGAGCTTGCCAATCAATTTCATTATGTCCATCCCAACTAACACCTACAGAGCGATAAGTGACTGGATCGTAAATA from Nostoc sp. UHCC 0926 includes these protein-coding regions:
- a CDS encoding type II toxin-antitoxin system HicB family antitoxin, with the protein product MKIKAVIWQEDGVWCGSVPALPGCHTWGDSYEHLLEMLQDAIQGWLEVASEREELDPQKQLVELSL
- a CDS encoding type II toxin-antitoxin system HicA family toxin, with product MKAVSGKALCKILERQSWELKRITGSHHIYAKEGFDVILSIPVHSNRDLPIGTLKSIMKDIGLTEEDLG